One window of the Candidatus Saccharibacteria bacterium genome contains the following:
- a CDS encoding C39 family peptidase, which yields MFRRSRNAAPEAMPPVETETPAGAQQDFAPDAVRTLRQNAAGLLHDMYQTVVPLEALPVFASRAKGSVLVRIADDNDPEMAKNPYVSGLRRDFDELYKRGAFTGSLQAGLPVSEARVLALNDIDRVAHREALLERLKHELRKPEKDFNEKIFIEAVRHLPEHKKLPPSEAAKKAEALAGNFANSVIVGERAKMRGYDEVSRFVGLPQALDARMVTLLSRCLAQLASNPKKPVSPDPIDVTHLMQTTLAISQEIVAHNRQNPHNQKGFESVSATVNHLVAAAERMLNAPSFPANYRHSAAQVLQACGRTYVEPQKDGSRRSDSPAQTPESAPKKSPIVDVRMPGAEKKQPKITDPTYIPGQESGGRVTTVDVGEWLRTHKGPVRTAATAAVAGAIIVTNASGAAAMPSSPRPVAESSRTTAQPADVQAGFGGIIVVSTGLGGSVSGAQAAPAAPPAASEVRFSTAAPRVFSSGEALGAVAVGPTLDGQAPSQPEVGSGQSIVTPKKVTLPPAQETILKDAVKHAEVLTKSTLELADSLLRGFQGVTGATLKDPNRVTNMFLGVADTVSKKDGDFTTTAKNYIAHAVVASQLPDVFDNSQTKEVYNILLSSLPEGIAPADKKYILQFVEDGMEKFLKTEQFSAGKNLYSEEQLQKLAKLVALSDVHNLNAQELADIIAQAKAAEAAQQPVAPVPVQTETPNAPEQPAPGEQKPVSPGAEKPIDPEAQLAALKNALAEFKVPQEYIDLFIASANKYGIPVSITVSDAQAESNFKKDAVGPMTKSGEAKGIAQFIDATWGQIVKDLNFPSDASPFDVKYAIPAQAYYLSQQFKNAQSALAAGKVQGDPYELMLAGYNAGFGNVLKYKGIPPFEETQKYVRKIMANKAKIEAMVAGQAVVQPKAEKPAAPEGAEGEWHGTIVPVYENGKVVGMKKGSETVPDKWKGHTYLNQHDERWAESAYQRPDQSGRTITSSGCGPTSQAMVYSNLLGRFISPVEVGELNVKKGFRADEGTSHGAFAAIAEHFGLKAKNINPDSLEEIKKVTDAGGYVITNGTDTDPATPGTKGGHIFVIRGVTAEGKILVLDPNSFAKTMVAYDPQSDIFDANSVAVAIFK from the coding sequence ATGTTTAGAAGAAGTAGAAACGCAGCACCGGAAGCTATGCCACCAGTCGAAACCGAAACACCAGCCGGCGCGCAGCAGGATTTTGCACCTGACGCTGTTCGGACACTCAGGCAGAATGCTGCCGGGCTGTTACATGATATGTATCAGACAGTAGTACCGCTTGAGGCGCTTCCGGTGTTTGCGAGCCGAGCAAAAGGTTCAGTATTAGTGCGGATTGCCGATGATAATGACCCAGAAATGGCCAAGAATCCTTACGTTTCAGGGCTTCGACGCGATTTTGATGAACTATACAAACGGGGCGCGTTTACCGGTTCGCTACAAGCAGGGTTGCCTGTGTCGGAAGCACGGGTTTTGGCTTTAAACGACATTGACAGAGTAGCACATCGAGAAGCTTTACTTGAGCGTCTGAAACATGAACTACGTAAACCGGAAAAGGATTTTAATGAAAAAATATTTATTGAAGCCGTTCGGCACCTCCCGGAGCACAAAAAATTGCCGCCGAGCGAGGCCGCAAAGAAGGCCGAAGCACTCGCAGGAAATTTTGCGAATAGTGTTATAGTTGGCGAGCGGGCAAAAATGCGCGGCTATGATGAGGTCAGCCGGTTCGTTGGGCTGCCGCAGGCGCTTGATGCACGTATGGTGACACTACTTAGCCGATGCCTGGCACAGCTAGCGAGTAATCCAAAGAAGCCAGTAAGCCCCGACCCCATAGATGTGACACATCTCATGCAGACAACCCTTGCTATCAGTCAAGAAATCGTAGCTCACAACCGTCAGAATCCACACAACCAAAAAGGGTTCGAAAGTGTGAGTGCTACGGTAAATCATTTGGTAGCGGCAGCCGAAAGAATGCTGAATGCTCCTAGCTTCCCTGCGAACTATCGGCACTCTGCAGCCCAGGTGCTCCAGGCCTGTGGGCGCACCTATGTTGAGCCACAAAAGGATGGTTCACGGCGGTCGGATTCTCCTGCGCAAACACCCGAGTCTGCGCCCAAAAAATCACCGATTGTTGATGTCCGTATGCCTGGTGCCGAGAAAAAACAGCCCAAGATTACCGACCCAACGTATATCCCCGGTCAAGAGTCGGGCGGCAGGGTCACAACGGTAGATGTTGGGGAATGGCTTCGAACACATAAAGGTCCCGTCCGGACCGCTGCAACCGCCGCTGTGGCGGGCGCAATAATCGTTACGAATGCATCTGGCGCTGCTGCCATGCCCAGCTCACCACGGCCTGTCGCAGAGTCTAGTCGCACGACCGCGCAGCCAGCTGACGTTCAGGCTGGTTTCGGCGGCATAATCGTCGTTTCAACCGGACTCGGCGGATCGGTCAGTGGCGCACAAGCTGCCCCTGCTGCCCCACCCGCTGCCTCCGAGGTTAGGTTTTCAACTGCTGCGCCTAGAGTTTTTAGCAGTGGCGAGGCGCTTGGTGCGGTGGCCGTTGGCCCGACACTTGATGGGCAAGCGCCCTCACAACCGGAAGTCGGTTCTGGCCAATCGATTGTGACCCCAAAAAAAGTTACGCTTCCTCCCGCCCAAGAGACTATCTTAAAAGATGCAGTTAAGCATGCTGAAGTTCTTACGAAGAGTACCCTGGAACTCGCGGATAGTCTGCTCCGTGGGTTCCAGGGAGTGACCGGTGCTACCCTGAAAGATCCTAACCGCGTTACGAATATGTTCTTAGGGGTTGCCGATACCGTGAGCAAGAAAGACGGTGATTTTACGACGACAGCCAAAAATTACATTGCACACGCAGTTGTTGCCTCGCAGCTTCCAGATGTTTTTGATAACTCGCAAACCAAAGAAGTCTATAATATTTTGCTCTCAAGCCTCCCCGAAGGTATTGCCCCGGCAGACAAGAAGTATATTTTGCAGTTTGTAGAGGATGGCATGGAAAAATTCCTCAAAACAGAACAATTTAGCGCTGGAAAAAATCTCTATAGCGAAGAACAGTTACAGAAACTAGCGAAACTAGTTGCGCTTTCTGATGTACATAACTTAAACGCGCAAGAACTCGCCGATATTATTGCACAAGCAAAAGCAGCCGAGGCCGCCCAGCAACCAGTCGCCCCAGTGCCTGTACAAACAGAAACTCCAAATGCTCCGGAACAGCCCGCTCCAGGGGAACAAAAGCCTGTAAGTCCTGGTGCAGAAAAACCTATAGACCCAGAAGCGCAATTGGCAGCGTTAAAAAATGCCTTGGCTGAATTTAAAGTACCACAAGAATATATTGACTTATTCATTGCATCAGCTAATAAATATGGCATCCCTGTGTCTATTACTGTTTCGGATGCTCAAGCAGAATCGAACTTTAAAAAGGACGCTGTCGGTCCGATGACAAAATCCGGCGAAGCTAAAGGGATTGCTCAGTTTATAGATGCAACCTGGGGGCAAATAGTTAAAGACCTAAACTTCCCGTCAGACGCAAGCCCATTTGATGTCAAGTATGCAATTCCTGCTCAGGCATATTATCTTTCCCAGCAGTTCAAGAACGCGCAGAGTGCGTTGGCTGCCGGTAAGGTACAGGGGGATCCATATGAACTCATGCTTGCAGGCTATAATGCCGGGTTCGGAAATGTATTGAAGTACAAAGGCATACCGCCATTTGAAGAAACCCAGAAGTATGTCAGGAAAATCATGGCAAACAAAGCAAAAATTGAGGCTATGGTTGCGGGTCAGGCAGTAGTACAGCCAAAGGCTGAAAAGCCAGCGGCGCCGGAAGGAGCTGAAGGCGAATGGCACGGAACAATCGTGCCAGTATATGAGAACGGCAAAGTAGTAGGCATGAAAAAAGGCAGCGAAACCGTACCAGACAAGTGGAAGGGTCATACCTACTTAAACCAGCATGATGAACGGTGGGCCGAAAGTGCATATCAACGCCCTGACCAAAGTGGCAGAACAATAACATCGAGCGGCTGCGGCCCTACCAGCCAAGCTATGGTCTATTCTAACCTTTTGGGGCGGTTTATTAGCCCTGTTGAGGTTGGCGAATTAAACGTAAAGAAAGGTTTTCGAGCCGACGAAGGAACGTCACACGGCGCATTTGCAGCTATCGCGGAACACTTTGGTCTAAAAGCAAAAAACATTAATCCCGATTCTCTTGAAGAGATTAAAAAGGTTACTGACGCTGGGGGCTATGTCATTACCAATGGAACCGATACAGATCCCGCGACACCTGGTACAAAAGGTGGCCACATCTTTGTCATTCGAGGAGTTACCGCCGAAGGAAAGATACTTGTCTTAGATCCTAATAGTTTTGCAAAAACCATGGTAGCCTATGATCCACAGAGCGATATTTTTGATGCAAACAGCGTTGCTGTCGCAATATTTAAGTAG
- a CDS encoding M15 family metallopeptidase: MKTNHNVIIGAGLVTAVLLGGCSSDESARPARPASVLTAEADAFATVGPSPNAIGATPSPNDLSDTCRTLVATGHTRTPVEKPMDLGQIATREGLPEEDIRRFNQSVLGEAVLGAVLQTGGGCIGLPKSRINTLTDLQIARMNNVSWRAGCLATPAELRRVYVPYVAFDGSSRTGEIDVHKSVANDIAEIFEKMYSLGFPLDTVKPLEKLAPKTLATPNLFEAQKIDAYSMKANNTSGFNCRNVPDKTPPTVSSHGYGLAVDINPLQNPFLSLNGTKVSPLAGTDYLNRDQLSPGMLGRDTALGAQVIQLFTERGWTWGGDFNGLNKDWQHFSKKK, encoded by the coding sequence ATGAAAACAAACCATAATGTGATTATTGGAGCAGGGTTGGTCACTGCAGTCTTATTGGGTGGATGTTCGTCGGATGAATCGGCAAGACCAGCAAGACCTGCCTCTGTGTTAACAGCAGAGGCAGACGCCTTCGCCACGGTTGGTCCGTCACCGAATGCTATAGGTGCTACGCCGTCGCCCAATGACCTATCTGATACATGCCGAACTCTTGTGGCCACAGGACACACGCGTACCCCTGTCGAAAAACCGATGGACCTCGGGCAAATAGCAACTCGAGAGGGATTGCCCGAGGAAGATATTCGCCGGTTTAATCAATCTGTTCTAGGTGAAGCAGTTTTGGGCGCCGTTCTGCAGACAGGCGGTGGTTGCATAGGGTTGCCAAAAAGTCGTATAAATACCCTTACAGATTTGCAAATAGCTAGAATGAATAATGTGTCGTGGCGGGCTGGTTGCTTGGCTACGCCAGCTGAACTCAGGCGAGTGTATGTTCCGTATGTTGCCTTTGATGGCAGTAGTCGCACGGGTGAGATTGATGTGCATAAATCGGTCGCTAATGATATTGCCGAAATCTTTGAGAAAATGTATTCGTTAGGGTTTCCGCTCGACACCGTTAAGCCGCTTGAAAAGCTTGCACCAAAAACTTTGGCAACACCCAATCTATTTGAGGCACAAAAAATCGACGCATATTCTATGAAAGCGAATAACACGTCTGGGTTCAATTGCCGGAATGTTCCCGATAAAACACCGCCGACCGTATCTAGCCACGGATATGGACTCGCGGTAGATATTAACCCCTTGCAGAATCCATTTCTAAGCTTGAACGGAACAAAAGTATCGCCATTAGCAGGAACAGATTATCTCAATAGGGATCAATTAAGTCCTGGAATGCTCGGCAGAGATACCGCGCTGGGTGCTCAGGTAATTCAACTGTTCACTGAACGGGGCTGGACTTGGGGTGGCGATTTTAACGGCTTGAACAAAGACTGGCAGCATTTTTCTAAAAAAAAGTAA
- a CDS encoding DMT family transporter, which produces MKKIAQAGALAVIIAALLWSIDGLLRRHLYSLPPSVIVFWEHLLGLVFLVPFLLKTREKFGELTRKQWWAMGLVALLSGALGTILYTAALGQINFINFSVVVLLQQLNPIFAIATAAVLLREKLSKQFILLSVIALAGAYLVSFPDMRVNLDTGKGTLIAALYAAGAAASWGIGTAFSKYALKGTSYPHVTAARFGLTAVLSLFFVIGSGSASAISALTQTQFFYLLAITFSTGQVALLIYYYGLQRVAASRAAILELAWPLSAVIIGWLFLSQGLTLTQALGAITLLATTYLLVSSNNEIT; this is translated from the coding sequence ATGAAGAAGATTGCCCAGGCGGGAGCTTTGGCTGTTATTATCGCCGCATTGCTATGGAGTATAGATGGCCTCCTGCGTCGCCACCTATACTCGCTGCCACCAAGCGTCATCGTGTTCTGGGAGCACTTGCTTGGGCTGGTTTTTCTGGTACCGTTTCTTCTAAAAACACGCGAAAAGTTTGGCGAACTCACCCGTAAACAGTGGTGGGCGATGGGTCTTGTGGCGCTACTATCCGGCGCCCTCGGAACCATACTCTACACAGCAGCACTTGGGCAAATTAACTTCATCAACTTTTCGGTTGTAGTACTTCTGCAGCAACTCAACCCCATCTTTGCCATAGCCACCGCCGCCGTGCTGCTGCGTGAAAAACTGAGTAAACAGTTTATTTTGCTTTCGGTCATTGCCCTCGCAGGCGCCTACCTGGTGAGCTTCCCAGACATGCGCGTAAACCTCGATACGGGCAAGGGGACACTTATTGCTGCGCTGTACGCCGCTGGTGCTGCCGCAAGTTGGGGTATCGGTACGGCGTTTTCAAAGTACGCGCTGAAGGGCACATCCTATCCGCATGTCACGGCAGCACGGTTTGGACTTACGGCCGTACTATCACTGTTTTTCGTCATTGGCAGCGGCTCGGCTAGCGCGATTTCTGCGCTCACACAAACACAGTTTTTCTACCTACTTGCTATTACGTTTAGCACTGGCCAGGTTGCACTACTCATCTATTATTATGGGCTACAACGAGTAGCTGCGAGCCGCGCCGCAATCCTAGAACTCGCCTGGCCCCTCAGTGCCGTCATCATCGGCTGGCTCTTCCTGAGCCAAGGCCTGACCCTCACCCAAGCCCTAGGAGCCATAACCCTGCTCGCCACAACTTACCTGCTTGTTTCTTCAAACAACGAAATTACATAG